Proteins encoded by one window of Arachis ipaensis cultivar K30076 chromosome B04, Araip1.1, whole genome shotgun sequence:
- the LOC107636356 gene encoding uncharacterized protein LOC107636356, with protein sequence MAIDYFMKWVEAVPLIKVGQNEIIDFIEEYIIHRSGIPKTLSTDQGTMFTGQRIKNFAASRNINMIGNRPRTWHETLSQILWAYRNSPRGSTGTSPYKLVYGHDAVLPLEINLNTMRISRQDDLPVDDY encoded by the exons ATGGCAATAGATTATTTCATGAAGTGGGTTGAAGCTGTTCCTCTGATAAAGGTTGGGCAAAATGAAATAATAGATTTCATTGAGGAATATATAATTCATCGATCTGGAATTCCTAAAACACTAAGTACTGATCAAGGGACTATGTTCACTGGTCAACGAATTAAGAATTTCGCAGCCTCAAGGAACATTAATATG ATTGGAAATAGACCTCGAACTTGGCATGAGACTTTGAGCCAAATATTGTGGGCTTATCGAAACTCACCAAGGGGATCAACAGGCACTTCTCCTTATAAATTGGTATACGGGCACGATGCAGTTTTGCCATTAGAAATTAATCTCAACACTATGAGAATTTCAAGGCAAGATGATTTACCAGTCGATGATTATTAG